A stretch of the Saprospiraceae bacterium genome encodes the following:
- a CDS encoding DUF2520 domain-containing protein, which translates to MPFEIVLIGSGNLATALGKKLKLSGHKIAQVYSRDLERAKLLADLLQTQAINQIDRINSNAQIYLICIKDDAIEALSKTLATKLEKQAIVAHSSGVNSPDLIDAYFINRSLFYPLQTFSKFKELDWTHIPIFIEGSPEAISLLRPLAQTLSNDLLEMNDQMRTHLHLASVFANNFTNYNLLAAKKILDKAQIPFEVLHSLMLETVDKAFRLDPINAQTGPAKRGDVNTIEKHIRLLVSEFPEYRSLYKKYSQIIEQTFKHENSGTDSTS; encoded by the coding sequence ATGCCCTTTGAAATTGTATTGATAGGTTCAGGCAATTTAGCAACCGCTCTGGGTAAAAAACTCAAACTTAGCGGTCACAAAATCGCCCAAGTTTATTCCAGAGATCTTGAACGCGCTAAACTATTAGCAGATCTTTTACAAACTCAAGCCATTAATCAGATTGATCGGATAAACAGCAATGCGCAGATTTATTTAATATGCATAAAAGATGATGCGATTGAAGCACTTAGTAAAACATTGGCAACAAAACTGGAAAAACAAGCCATCGTTGCTCATAGTTCAGGTGTCAACAGTCCGGATCTGATTGATGCCTATTTTATTAACAGGAGTTTATTTTATCCTCTTCAAACATTCAGTAAGTTTAAAGAATTGGATTGGACGCACATCCCAATTTTTATTGAAGGAAGTCCGGAAGCAATAAGCCTCCTCCGTCCGCTTGCTCAGACCCTAAGCAATGATTTATTAGAAATGAATGATCAAATGCGGACTCATTTGCATTTGGCATCCGTATTTGCCAATAATTTTACAAACTACAATCTACTGGCAGCTAAAAAAATCCTCGATAAAGCTCAAATTCCTTTTGAAGTACTGCATAGCTTAATGCTTGAAACGGTAGACAAAGCATTCCGCCTGGATCCAATCAATGCTCAAACCGGTCCTGCAAAACGAGGGGATGTAAATACCATAGAAAAACACATCCGTTTATTGGTTTCAGAATTTCCTGAATACCGGTCATTGTATAAAAAATATTCGCAAATTATAGAACAAACCTTTAAGCATGAGAATTCTGGGACAGATTCCACATCCTGA
- a CDS encoding transcriptional regulator: MFAVLTGDVVNSRQGDAATWMPLLKRTLNVFGTEPSDWEIYRGDSFQMLLPAREALHAALIIKAGLKQIPKLDVRIAIGIGTVNYRAAKITESSGDAFTRSGSCFDALKKQSLSIATGDESFNERFNLMLALGLLTMNSWSVIVAQAIQAALENPDKNQMELAQLLKKSQSSISEALTRGGYEEVLRMEQYFQQQIQKL, translated from the coding sequence ATGTTTGCCGTGCTTACCGGGGATGTAGTTAATTCGCGACAAGGAGACGCTGCTACCTGGATGCCGCTGTTAAAGCGTACACTCAATGTATTTGGCACAGAGCCGTCAGATTGGGAAATATACCGTGGCGATAGTTTCCAAATGCTGCTTCCGGCCAGGGAAGCACTTCATGCCGCTCTTATTATCAAGGCAGGGTTAAAACAAATTCCCAAATTGGACGTCCGAATTGCCATCGGAATAGGAACTGTAAACTACCGTGCAGCTAAAATTACAGAATCCTCCGGCGATGCGTTTACTAGATCCGGCAGTTGTTTTGATGCTTTGAAAAAACAATCCTTGAGCATTGCGACTGGAGATGAATCGTTTAACGAGCGTTTTAATCTGATGTTGGCCCTGGGACTCCTGACTATGAATTCCTGGAGTGTGATTGTTGCACAGGCCATTCAAGCTGCGCTGGAAAATCCTGATAAAAATCAAATGGAACTAGCTCAATTACTCAAGAAGTCTCAAAGTTCAATCAGTGAAGCATTGACTCGCGGTGGCTATGAAGAGGTCTTGCGAATGGAACAATATTTCCAACAACAAATCCAAAAGCTATGA
- a CDS encoding phosphoribosylaminoimidazolesuccinocarboxamide synthase: MLPEHIALSGTDFHFKNQQQVYHGKVRDVYDIGDKLIIITSDRISAFDHILPRPIPWKGQVLNQIAAHFLEAVKDICPVWLEECPDPNVSVGKKCQGIPIEMVVRGYLTGHAWRTYKSGERVLCGVQMEEGMRENQQFTSPILTPTTKASEGHDEDISSDSLIKRGIVNKELWEDMARLAFRLFERGTSIAAEQGLILVDTKYEFGLFEGKLILMDEIHTPDSSRYFERANYLEHFNNNTSPTQLSKEFVREWLMAHGFQGKEGQLMPEMPDLFVWTISDRYIDLYERITGKPFVKSDSGIPVRQRITSNLSKYL; encoded by the coding sequence ATGTTGCCCGAACACATCGCCCTTTCAGGTACAGATTTTCATTTTAAAAATCAACAACAGGTTTACCATGGAAAAGTGCGGGATGTCTATGATATTGGTGATAAATTAATCATAATAACATCCGACCGGATTTCAGCATTCGACCATATTTTGCCAAGGCCAATTCCGTGGAAAGGACAAGTTTTAAATCAAATTGCAGCTCATTTTCTTGAAGCTGTTAAAGATATTTGTCCGGTTTGGCTCGAAGAATGTCCGGATCCCAATGTTTCCGTTGGGAAAAAATGCCAGGGAATTCCCATCGAAATGGTTGTCCGTGGATACTTAACCGGCCATGCCTGGCGTACCTACAAATCTGGTGAACGGGTTTTATGTGGAGTTCAAATGGAGGAAGGAATGCGTGAAAATCAACAGTTCACAAGCCCCATCCTGACACCCACAACCAAAGCCAGTGAAGGACACGATGAAGATATTTCTTCAGATTCACTCATCAAAAGAGGCATTGTAAACAAAGAACTGTGGGAGGACATGGCAAGGCTTGCTTTTCGTTTATTTGAACGTGGTACTTCAATTGCTGCAGAGCAAGGGCTTATACTGGTCGATACAAAATATGAATTCGGACTTTTTGAAGGAAAATTAATCTTGATGGATGAAATTCATACACCAGATAGTTCGAGGTATTTTGAACGAGCAAACTATCTGGAACATTTCAACAACAATACCTCGCCTACACAACTCTCCAAAGAATTTGTCCGGGAATGGTTGATGGCACATGGATTCCAGGGGAAGGAAGGTCAATTGATGCCGGAAATGCCCGATTTATTTGTTTGGACCATTTCAGATCGCTACATCGATTTATACGAACGGATCACAGGAAAACCCTTTGTAAAATCAGACTCCGGGATCCCTGTAAGACAGCGGATTACATCCAATCTTTCAAAATATTTATAG